A DNA window from Geoalkalibacter sp. contains the following coding sequences:
- a CDS encoding peptidase U32 family protein: protein MTTSATPELLAPAGSLEAFFAAMENGADAVYCGLREFSARAKAKNFSLADLEGMLNHARGRGRKVYVTLNTLVKERELPQLVETLAALESLRVDGVILQDLAVWRLARRHFPGLDLHASTQMTVHNAAGVRQLEGMGFTRAVLARELSLAEIAAIRAQTRLELEHFVHGALCFSFSGQCYFSSWLGGKSGNRGRCAQPCRRRYRYHSQDGYYLSPNDLSAIDLLPELAAAGVCSLKIEGRMKSAEYVASVVAAYRLALDAPASGRKEAVRAAKDKLKLSFGRLPTRGFLTGPNPTDIAVPSVKGSTGRFLGEIQAVRGADILFKTRDRLHVGDRLRVQPQSDQAGTAFTVKTLLVSGRPAKLAPPETPVSIPTPFAGRFRKGDAVFKVSSEQAFTLSDAACRRRLEAAAPRAERIDLEVGLTAGRLRLRGAWQDLRLERDYAVDTYPAENHPLSPAILREAFGRGGEAALELGALSAEALPPVVIPPKQLKEIRRGFYQEFARLIAQERLATRRAHQQEALAELLSPGTPAPAGKPRLSVLIGDPREAHLLGDPDVERVLIALTPRLARGLATGARKLAAQRGRIVWDLPFILFEDDWRSLQEAIRALYEIGFRAFRLNNLGHFELFAGLDELRLLGGYRLFCLNTQAMLAWRELGLGELGLYIEDDRDNLAELLRRDPGVPLNLTVHAQVPLITSRIRLKGVRSDRDLVSDRGEKYRLDERTGLTVLAAEQDFSLLGRLQELLRMGAERFVVELGHCGAFSPRGKQVLAAAKSDRPLTGTSPFNFDLGME from the coding sequence ATGACGACCTCCGCCACCCCGGAACTGCTTGCCCCGGCCGGCAGCCTCGAAGCCTTTTTCGCCGCCATGGAAAACGGCGCCGACGCGGTCTATTGCGGCCTGCGCGAATTTTCGGCGCGGGCCAAGGCGAAGAACTTCTCCCTCGCCGATTTGGAGGGCATGCTCAACCATGCCCGGGGACGCGGACGCAAGGTCTACGTCACCCTCAACACCCTGGTGAAGGAGCGCGAACTGCCGCAGCTGGTGGAGACCCTGGCGGCCCTGGAATCGTTGCGCGTGGATGGGGTGATCCTGCAGGATCTGGCGGTCTGGCGTCTGGCGCGCCGACATTTTCCGGGCCTTGATCTGCATGCCTCGACGCAGATGACGGTGCACAACGCCGCCGGAGTGCGCCAGCTCGAGGGCATGGGCTTCACCCGCGCCGTGCTGGCGCGCGAGCTGTCCCTCGCCGAAATCGCCGCCATCCGTGCACAGACCCGCCTCGAACTGGAGCACTTCGTCCACGGCGCGCTCTGCTTCAGCTTTTCCGGGCAATGCTATTTTTCCTCCTGGCTGGGCGGCAAGAGCGGCAATCGCGGCCGCTGCGCCCAACCCTGCCGGCGCCGCTACCGTTACCACAGCCAGGACGGCTATTACCTCTCGCCCAACGACCTCTCGGCCATCGATCTGCTGCCCGAGCTGGCCGCGGCCGGGGTGTGCAGCCTCAAGATCGAAGGGCGCATGAAGAGCGCCGAATACGTGGCCTCGGTGGTCGCGGCCTACCGTCTGGCCCTCGATGCCCCCGCCTCGGGGCGCAAGGAGGCGGTGCGCGCCGCCAAGGACAAGCTCAAGCTCTCCTTCGGCCGTCTGCCGACGCGCGGCTTTCTGACCGGCCCAAACCCCACGGACATCGCGGTGCCCTCGGTGAAAGGCTCCACCGGCCGCTTCCTCGGCGAAATCCAGGCCGTGCGCGGCGCCGACATCCTTTTCAAGACCCGCGACCGCCTGCATGTCGGCGACCGTTTGCGGGTGCAGCCCCAATCGGATCAGGCGGGCACCGCCTTCACCGTCAAGACCCTGCTGGTGAGCGGCCGACCGGCCAAGCTCGCCCCGCCCGAGACGCCGGTGAGCATCCCGACGCCCTTTGCCGGGCGCTTTCGCAAAGGTGATGCGGTGTTCAAGGTCTCCTCGGAACAGGCCTTCACCCTGAGCGATGCGGCCTGCCGCCGCCGCCTGGAGGCCGCCGCGCCGCGCGCCGAACGCATCGACCTGGAAGTCGGCCTCACGGCGGGACGCCTGCGCCTGCGCGGCGCCTGGCAGGATCTGCGGCTGGAGCGCGACTATGCCGTGGACACCTACCCCGCCGAGAACCATCCCCTCTCGCCGGCCATCCTGCGCGAGGCGTTCGGTCGCGGCGGCGAGGCGGCCCTGGAGCTCGGCGCGCTGAGCGCCGAGGCGCTGCCGCCGGTGGTGATTCCGCCCAAGCAGCTCAAGGAAATCCGCCGCGGCTTCTATCAGGAATTCGCCCGGCTCATCGCCCAAGAGCGCCTCGCCACCCGTCGCGCCCATCAGCAAGAGGCCCTCGCCGAGCTGCTCTCGCCCGGCACCCCGGCACCCGCGGGCAAGCCGCGGCTGAGCGTGCTCATCGGCGATCCCCGCGAGGCGCACCTGCTCGGCGATCCCGATGTGGAGCGCGTGCTGATTGCGCTCACGCCGCGCCTGGCGCGCGGCCTCGCGACGGGCGCCCGCAAGCTCGCCGCGCAGCGCGGGCGCATCGTCTGGGATCTGCCCTTCATCCTCTTCGAGGACGACTGGCGCAGCCTCCAGGAAGCGATCCGGGCTCTTTACGAGATCGGCTTTCGCGCCTTTCGTCTCAACAATCTCGGTCACTTCGAGCTCTTCGCCGGACTTGACGAACTCAGGCTCCTCGGCGGCTATCGCCTGTTTTGCCTCAATACCCAGGCGATGCTGGCATGGCGCGAGCTGGGGCTGGGCGAGTTGGGGCTCTACATCGAGGACGACCGCGACAACCTCGCCGAACTGCTGCGCCGCGATCCCGGCGTGCCCCTCAACCTCACCGTCCATGCCCAGGTGCCGCTCATCACCTCGCGCATCCGCCTCAAGGGGGTACGGAGCGATCGCGACCTGGTCTCGGATCGCGGTGAAAAATACCGCCTCGATGAGCGCACGGGTCTAACGGTGCTCGCCGCCGAGCAGGATTTTTCCCTGCTGGGGCGCTTGCAGGAACTGCTCAGGATGGGGGCGGAGCGCTTCGTGGTGGAGCTGGGCCACTGCGGCGCCTTTTCGCCGCGCGGCAAACAGGTGCTCGCCGCCGCGAAAAGCGATCGGCCGTTGACGGGAACCAGCCCGTTCAATTTCGATCTGGGGATGGAATAA